GGAGGTAGACGACGTCGAAGAGGACGGTTGAGAGGAGGTGCGCAGTGAGTGGACGAATTAACAGCCATTTCTGTGTGGGAATTGCCGAAGCAAAAGTACTTCGAAGTTGGAGGTATgaaatttgtgtttattttcaGAGTGTCTCGATTTGTTCGTTTTGTGTTATTTAGGACCAGAAAATTTTGCGCAAACGTTGAGAATGTCATGTACTTTTTACCACGTGGCTTCATATTTATGGCAAGGCTAAATCACAATTTTCACCAAAACGTTGATGAAAAGACACATTTTTGTCTTTAGGCTTAAAAAGTCTATTTTCTCACCCATTTGTTAAAATTAGACATTATTGTAACAATCAACAGGTGTTTTTGTATATACACTACCTATAACAGGGTTAATATCACTTACACAATCAAATTGATAGACGCTGGAGACAGCATATGTTGACACATGCACATGGTGCGCGAGACAACATCTTAGGGTTAGTTTACAATTTCCATTCCAACAGCGAAAGGAGGATCGTCGGTGCCTTAGCCATTTTTTTGCTCTTTAGCCACTCACTTCCCCTTGTCCATTAGATAAAtgtttgttaataaaaaaagatttctataattttatttttcaatgtttgtagtaaaaataaaaaattgacgGATTTATGAATcgataaatataaatagattataaaatatctaaagaaataataaattatgaaaataattaatatcaacaatgaaatatttatggacttattataaatatggctacattaaaaagtttatgaatatataatgaatataaatacaaCTGACGAAAAATCTAGAAActtatgataaatataaataaaaatatgatcaaATCATCGAAAATACAAGTGATACTATATGACAaagactaaatttttattttatttattcttgttttctttatgattaataataacaagacaaaaaaagtgtttataatataatatttcattaaggaattatatattaagtttatttttacttatcaGGTTGACAACTCACTTTTTGTCTCTATTATTttgtagataaattttataaaatagttacATGACATGAAATAAAACGATACcaaattaagttaaaagattgataaatatgtataaatctttaaatatatataatttattaatttattttttattaggaaCTTACAAGTGAAATGGTGTGATAATAATTGATGACATGTGAGTTGATATTGATGACATGCTAATCAACCATACTTAACACGTTATAgtcaaacaatatataatactttaataattaataatgttatatatatttataattagtatCTATTCgagtattaataatatgttattattttattattatttaaaatcattatattattaataatatcaaattgttaattataataGGTGCTCATAGCATTACTAGTGCCTCTCCCTGTAATAGAGTCACCAATTGGGTGAAAATATGTAGTTTAACAATTAAGGGGTACAAATTGATTTTCCTAAACATTGGGTGAAACAAATGAAtgatttacattttaaaaaacttgtcttattacttttttttttttttcttttaattaacgAGCAAGCCGCTGATAAATGGCTGCTCCAAGCAGTTTGTTTCAGACTCGGAGTGGACCGAAACCACGACGTCACTCGTCGTTACTGCTCGTGGTGACGAAGTCTGCAGTTCACTCTAAGTAAGACGACAACTTTACTCAATGCAACGCCACACAACACAGTTTCAGGTCAGCTCCCACTTGGATCTTCTTCAAAATCAgtattagggtttttaatttcAAGTACGGTGTCTCGGACATGAAGAAACGGCGACTTttagcatcatcatcatcaaaatcaatccCTCTCGATGTAATCTTCGACATTTTCACAAGACTCCCCTTCAAATCTGTGATTCGCTTCAGGTGTGTTTCCAAGCTGTGTTACTCCATCATTACCCATCCATTTTTTCCAAATTTACATGCTCTTCACTTTCCATTCAAACCCCTCGGCTTGCTCATCACCTGCCCCACCACGCTCCAGACAGGCCAGAGGTTTTTCTTCGTGGACTTTAACGGCGGAGTTGCCGTTAATCTCCTTACTGTCCGCCCTCGCTTCTCTCGTTACACTACCCACTCTGTTAACGGTTTAGTTTGTATGGATTTTGGCCTTGGCGCCACTATATGTAATCCTAGTATGAGTCAATTTGTTGATGTTCCATTAATTTGTTCGTTGAAGTCTCCGTTGGTAAATTCAACCTACTTTTGTGTTAATTCGTTTGGTTTTGACCCCGTTAGTAAGCAATACAAGGTTTTGAATTCTTGGGGTATTCCTGGTAGAAAAACGGAGTATAGGGTTTTCACATTGGGGACTAACTCATGGAGACTGCTTGACGGCGGCCCGCCTTACTATGCTGAACGCCAAAGCATTTGTGTCGATGGGATTGTGTATTTAAGGAGTAGTACTGTTATGTGTCGTGTGAAAAGAACTGTTTTGGTGGCGTTTGACTTGCAAACTGAGAGGTTTGGAGTGATTCCATTGCCTGAACGGGCTCCAGAAGATGGAAATAAGTCTGAATTGATCGTGTTCCTAGGGCGGCCGGGTATAGTTAATTATCAAACTGACAACACAAGTATAAGCGTTTGGATATTGCAAGATTGTTTTAATGAGGTATGGGTTAGGCTTACTTTTGTGTTACCTTTGAATTGGAATGGATTACAAGAGGATCAGA
This sequence is a window from Mangifera indica cultivar Alphonso chromosome 5, CATAS_Mindica_2.1, whole genome shotgun sequence. Protein-coding genes within it:
- the LOC123217476 gene encoding F-box protein DOR-like — encoded protein: MKKRRLLASSSSKSIPLDVIFDIFTRLPFKSVIRFRCVSKLCYSIITHPFFPNLHALHFPFKPLGLLITCPTTLQTGQRFFFVDFNGGVAVNLLTVRPRFSRYTTHSVNGLVCMDFGLGATICNPSMSQFVDVPLICSLKSPLVNSTYFCVNSFGFDPVSKQYKVLNSWGIPGRKTEYRVFTLGTNSWRLLDGGPPYYAERQSICVDGIVYLRSSTVMCRVKRTVLVAFDLQTERFGVIPLPERAPEDGNKSELIVFLGRPGIVNYQTDNTSISVWILQDCFNEVWVRLTFVLPLNWNGLQEDQKYIIAGIAPTGEFLLVPQILSSHIFVVYYDTEKNSSRKVEISGLPEYKHNDLFSNILRFTYYEENVLTFR